A window from Drosophila kikkawai strain 14028-0561.14 chromosome 2L, DkikHiC1v2, whole genome shotgun sequence encodes these proteins:
- the LOC138927918 gene encoding uncharacterized protein isoform X1: MAPSISNKFTLICDRLSHFESRVCNPAAPTPSKYSCQIHLDQVRALWDKVETEYEACSELISVGLEGAADTLPTLKAKYDDTYSIYERCAAKFMEQIDTISAKAAPVQPPAPQNSFPSGYRLPPCETEVFSGDYLRWPTFRDLFTAVYIDNPTLTPVEKLFYLNAKTSGEAHSIVSNSPLTNDGFRSAWENLSERFENKRALVNSQLKKLLNIQSIERESSAALKELQNTIQNCLTSLTLSGLPTDNWDCLLVYLCSSKLPKLTLSLWEQSLPNKTEIPTWLELDSFLTERHRTLETIDSLQPPTLRLSPSKPTKSIVAPRVLKSFSTRIVPISKRCDLCSAENHPVRLCPRFLQMTIVDRPSYIEKKQLCSNCFASGHPLRNCTSAHSCLICHGRHHTLLHPSNTSSSVPNPRDDAPQIPAPIQRVSSFSTRVTTSADSNYWVPYDDSKCRRSRGILSYQCRVCQGNHPLRKCHRFLRLDAKKRLQTVIDRKYCVNCLAHHHSGGSCRSSDRCQSCGQDHHTLLHADERSALSYAFQS, encoded by the coding sequence atggctccttcaatttcaaacaaatttactttgatctgtgaccgtctgagtcacttcgagtccagagtctgcaatccagcagcacccactccatccaagtactcttgtcaaatccatctcgaccaagtccgagcgctatgggacaaggtcgagacagagtacgaagcttgttcagagctaatttcagttggtttagagggcgctgcagacaccttgcctactcttaaggcaaaatacgacgacacctattccatttatgaacggtgtgccgccaagttcatggaacagatcgatacgatctctgctaaagcagctccagtccaacctcctgcgccccaaaattcctttccgtctggctatcggcttcctccgtgcgaaacggaagtgttctcgggcgattatcttcgctggccgactttccgagaccttttcacagcggtctatatcgacaatcctacgctgacccctgtagaaaagttgttctatttaaatgccaagacgagtggtgaagctcattccatagtttcgaattcgccactgaccaacgacggtttccgctcagcatgggaaaacctatctgagcgtttcgaaaataaacgcgcgttggtgaacagccaactgaagaaattactaaacatacaatccattgaacgcgaatcctcggcagccttgaaggagctgcagaatacaattcaaaattgcctcacatccctaactctgtccggccttcctacggataattgggattgtctattggtttatttgtgttcctcgaagcttccaaagctaacGCTCtccttgtgggagcaatccctaccaaataaaaccgaaattccgacgtggctagaaCTTGATTcgttccttactgagcgccacagaactctggaaaccatcgattctctccagcctcctacgttacgcctcagtccgtccaaaccgacaaaatccatcgtggcaccgcgagtactgaaatcctttagtacgcggattgttcccatatccaaaagatgcgatttatgttctgcagagaaccatccagtgcgtttgtgtccacgtttccttcagatgacgatagtcgatcgaccatcttacattgagaaaaagcagttgtgctcaaattgctttgcaagcggtcatccactccgtaattgcacaagcgcccacagctgtcttatttgtcacggtcggcatcacacattgttgcatccaagcaacacttcatccagtgttccgaatcctcgtgatgacgcaccacaaattcccgcacccatccaaagagtttcctcgttctccacacgagtgaccacttctgccgattccaattactgggttccgtacgacgacagcaagtgcagacgttcccgaggtattttatcctaccaatgccgagtctgccaagggaaccatcctcttcggaagtgccaccgttttctccggcttgatgcgaagaaacggctccagacagtcatcgacaggaagtactgcgtcaactgcctggcccaccaccattccggaggatcctgtcgaagtagcgaccgatgccagtcgtgtggacaggatcaccacacccttctacatgccgacgaacgctcagcgttatcctacgctttccagagctaa
- the TpnC41C gene encoding troponin C isoform X2 — MSDELTKEQTALLRNAFNAFDPEKNGYINTAMVGTILSMLGHQLDDATLADIIAEVDEDGSGQIEFEEFTTLAARFLVEEDAEAMMAELKEAFRLYDKEGNGYITTGVLREILRELDDKLTNDDLDMMIEEIDSDGSGTVDFDEFMEVMTGGDD; from the exons gACGAATTGACCAAGGAGCAAACTGCTT tACTGCGCAACGCATTTAATGCGTTTGACCCAGAAAAGAATGGATACATTAATACAGCAATGGTGGGAACCATTCTGAGTATGTTAGGACACCAACTTGATGATGCTACTCTGGCCGATATTATCGCTGAAGTTGATGAAGATGGATCCggtcaaattgaatttgaagaATTTACAACATTGGCTGCCCGATTTCTTGTTGAAGAGGACGCGGAAGCCATGATGGCTGAATTAAAAGAAGCATTTCGCCTTTATGACAAAGAAGGAAATGGCTATATTACCACAGGTGTACTTCGTGAAATTCTTCGGGAACTAGATGATAAACTTACAAACGACGACTTAGACATGATGATTGAAGAAATTGATTCAGATGGATCCGGAACCGTAGATTTCGATG AATTTATGGAAGTTATGACAGGCGGCGACGATTGA